The following are encoded together in the Humulus lupulus chromosome 5, drHumLupu1.1, whole genome shotgun sequence genome:
- the LOC133778035 gene encoding novel plant SNARE 11 isoform X1 encodes MDPLSSISEELAEIEGQISDIFRALSNGFQKLEKIKDSNRQSRQLEELTGKMRECKRLIKEFDREVKDMESRNDPNTNRMLSEKKQSMIKELNSYVALKKQYTASLDNKKIDLFDGPTEEHDEENVLLASNMTNQQLMDNGNRMMNETDQAIERSKKVVQDTINVGTDTAAALKAQTEQMSRIVNELDSIHFSIKKASQLVKEIGRQVATDRCIMALLFLIVVGVITIIIVKLVNPNNKTIRDIPGLAPPAMTRKLLWSLT; translated from the exons ATGGATCCATTATCATCGATCAGTGAAGAACTTGCAGAGATCGAAGGCCAAATCAGCGACATTTTCAGGGCTTTATC AAATGGGTTTCAAAAATTGGAGAAGATTAAGGATTCCAACAGGCAAAGTAGGCAGCTGGAGGAGCTCACGGGGAAGATGCGAGAATGTAAGAG GCTTATTAAAGAGTTTGACAGAGAAGTCAAGGATATGGAAAGTAGAAATGACCCTAACACCAACAGGATGCTTAGTGAGAAAAAGCAGTCTATG ATTAAGGAGTTGAATTCATATGTTGCTTTAAAGAAACA ATATACAGCCAGTcttgataataaaaaaattgacctctttGATGGACCAACAGAAGAACACGATGAAGAAAATGTCTTGCTAGCCTCAA ATATGACAAACCAACAGCTTATGGATAATGGAAACAGAATGATGAATGAAACAGATCAGGCCATTGAGAGATCAAAGAAG GTTGTTCAAGACACCATTAATGTTGGAACTGATACAGCAGCAGCTCTCAAGGCCCAA ACTGAACAAATGAGTAGGATTGTTAATGAGCTGGACTCTATCCATTTCTCTATCAAGAAAGCATCTCAACTGGTCAAGGAAATTGGTAGGCAG GTTGCAACTGACAGGTGTATTATGGCATTACTTTTCCTAATTGTTGTTGGAGTCATAACCATCATTATTGTGAAG CTTGTAAATCCGAACAATAAGACCATCCGGGATATACCTGGATTAGCCCCGCCCGCAATGACCCGAAAATTACTCTGGAGCCTAACCTAG
- the LOC133778035 gene encoding novel plant SNARE 11 isoform X2, whose product MDPLSSISEELAEIEGQISDIFRALSNGFQKLEKIKDSNRQSRQLEELTGKMRECKRLIKEFDREVKDMESRNDPNTNRMLSEKKQSMIKELNSYVALKKQYTASLDNKKIDLFDGPTEEHDEENVLLASNMTNQQLMDNGNRMMNETDQAIERSKKVVQDTINVGTDTAAALKAQTEQMSRIVNELDSIHFSIKKASQLVKEIGRQVATDRCIMALLFLIVVGVITIIIVKNTC is encoded by the exons ATGGATCCATTATCATCGATCAGTGAAGAACTTGCAGAGATCGAAGGCCAAATCAGCGACATTTTCAGGGCTTTATC AAATGGGTTTCAAAAATTGGAGAAGATTAAGGATTCCAACAGGCAAAGTAGGCAGCTGGAGGAGCTCACGGGGAAGATGCGAGAATGTAAGAG GCTTATTAAAGAGTTTGACAGAGAAGTCAAGGATATGGAAAGTAGAAATGACCCTAACACCAACAGGATGCTTAGTGAGAAAAAGCAGTCTATG ATTAAGGAGTTGAATTCATATGTTGCTTTAAAGAAACA ATATACAGCCAGTcttgataataaaaaaattgacctctttGATGGACCAACAGAAGAACACGATGAAGAAAATGTCTTGCTAGCCTCAA ATATGACAAACCAACAGCTTATGGATAATGGAAACAGAATGATGAATGAAACAGATCAGGCCATTGAGAGATCAAAGAAG GTTGTTCAAGACACCATTAATGTTGGAACTGATACAGCAGCAGCTCTCAAGGCCCAA ACTGAACAAATGAGTAGGATTGTTAATGAGCTGGACTCTATCCATTTCTCTATCAAGAAAGCATCTCAACTGGTCAAGGAAATTGGTAGGCAG GTTGCAACTGACAGGTGTATTATGGCATTACTTTTCCTAATTGTTGTTGGAGTCATAACCATCATTATTGTGAAG AATACTTGCTGA